In Ciconia boyciana chromosome 3, ASM3463844v1, whole genome shotgun sequence, a genomic segment contains:
- the MTRES1 gene encoding mitochondrial transcription rescue factor 1 encodes MTGYRLPITTFRKLNVWFGLWEKFPSNKLYLSWRRSIFCSCQASTVNYRRCFSFSPVKLCALRLSPEYISVLSLRNKSNKSSKRSRQTVQEEEEEEDENEEESDLEDEFENDPNIVKDYKDLEKVVQSLRYDVIMKAGLDIARNKVEDAFYNNELRLNGEKLWKKSRTVKVGDTLDLIVGEDKETGTAVVMRVVLKKVSNKTESEKYKVILRRWKNLKVPKQDVLK; translated from the exons ATGACTGGCTACAGACTCCCCATCACTACTTTTAGAAAACTAAATGTCTGGTTTGGACTGTGGGAGAAATTCCCCTCTAATAAACTGTATCTCTCTTGGAGGAGAAGCATTTTCTGTAGCTGTCAAGCGAGCACAGTAAACTACAGAAGATGTTTCAGCTTTTCCCCAGTAAAACTCTGTGCACTAAGACTTTCTCCAGAGTATATCTCAGTACTTTCTCTGCGGAACAAAAGTAACAAAAGCTCTAAAAGGAGCAGACAAACCGTacaagaagaagaggaagaagaggatgaaaaCGAAGAGGAAAGCGATTTGGAAGATGAATTTGAAAATGACCCCAACATAGTAAAAGATTACAAGGATCTTGAAAAAGTAGTGCAGTCTCTTCGATACGATGTGATCATGAAAGCTGGTCTAGACATTGCAAGAAA taaagtAGAAGATGCATTCTACAATAATGAACTCAGGCTGAATGGAGAAAAACTATGGAAGAAAAGTAGAACt gTGAAAGTTGGTGACACGCTGGATCTCATAGTAGGTGAAGATAAAGAAACAGGAACTGCTGTAGTTATGCGGGTAGTCTTAAAAAAAGTATCtaacaaaactgaaagtgaaaaatacaaagtaattttGAGGCGTTGGAAAAACTTAAAAGTGCCCAAACAGGATGTACTTAAGTAA
- the BEND3 gene encoding BEN domain-containing protein 3 isoform X2, with protein MNSAEITDDDEVKIPKKNVVKVETEDEDEALDCSVTSRSAEKHSPDGTVTCLQDSNKRKQTSLGCDGSGSQQDVLPSVKKRRFTQEGPLSNMKNRDTGSPTQVSAEQPNKNKNPNVTWLCEEESFSDITTPSYKKPLYGISHKITEKKNPPGAEQFASYELFEKINPSSPSHLRTLNDQRKRDSAAAIAITAAAADSDPNIYSLIQKMFYTLNTLNTNMTQLHSKVDLLSLEVSRIKKQVSPAESVADFKPPPEYQLTSAELKQIMDQSTSGGDLACRLLVQLFPELFSDDEFSRSCSACGFLNKRKLESLHLQLIRNYVEVCYPSVKNTAVWQVECLPQVNDFFNRFWAQREMENSQQNGQSSSFYETEQVESSHFMEDKEQEEALSLDRSNAIASDYMLDAQDLNEFLDEASSPGEFSVFLLHRLFPELFDHRKLAERYSCFGDSGKQLLDPHRLQIIRRYTEIYFPDVQEEEAWLQQCVQRLNDELENTYMDGSECDQMRDDCYDSSGLPDDVSIIKVEDSFEYEKPGRRSKKIWLVPIDFDKLDFPPPDFDVPVPDYLLNKEQIKSIYESSLSIGNFASRLLVLLFPELFTHENLRKQYNCSGSLGKKQLDPTRIKLIRHYVQILYPRAKNDRVWTLEFVGKLDERCRRRDTEQRRTYQQQRKIHVPGPDRREFLSYAINPERFREEFEGPPLPPERSSKDFCKIPLDELVVPNPDFPVPSLYLLSDKECHCWCD; from the exons ATGAATTCAGCTGAAATCACTGATGATGATGAAG taaaaattcctaaaaaaaatgttgtgaaagTAGAAACAGAAGACGAAGATGAAGCTCTGGACTGCTCAGTAACATCCAGATCTGCTGAGAAACACTCACCGGATGGCACAGTTACTTGCCTACAGGATTCCAACAAACGGAAACAGACCTCACTTGGTTGTGATGGTTCAGGGAGCCAGCAAGATGTCTTACCCAGTGTGAAGAAAAGACGCTTTACACAAGAG GGCCCCCTTTCAAACATGAAGAACAGAGATACTGGCTCACCCACTCAGGTAAGTGCAGAGCAGCCAAACAAGAACAAGAATCCTAACGTAACGTGGCTCTGTGAAGAAGAATCCTTCAGTGACATAACCACTCCATCTTATAAAAAACCTCTCTATGGCATCTCACACAAAATCACAGAGAAGAAGAACCCACCAGGAGCCGAGCAGTTTGCTTCTTACGAGTTGTTTGAAAAAATCAACCCCAGCAGTCCCTCACATCTGCGGACTTTGAACGACCAACGCAAAAGGGACTCGGCCGCAGCCATTGCCATAACAGCGGCCGCTGCAGATTCTGACCCAAATATATATTCTTtgatacagaaaatgttttacacGCTTAACACCCTCAATACCAATATGACTCAGCTTCACAGTAAAGTTGACCTTTTGTCTCTGGAGGTTagcagaattaaaaagcaaGTCAGTCCAGCAGAGTCTGTTGCAGACTTCAAGCCTCCCCCAGAGTACCAGCTGACTTCTGCGGAGCTCAAACAAATCATGGATCAAAGCACGTCAGGCGGAGACCTAGCTTGCCGGTTGCTAGTACAGCTCTTCCCAGAGCTCTTCAGCGACGATGAgttcagcagaagctgcagtgcATGTGGCTTTCTCAACAAAAGGAAACTTGAATCTCTTCATCTGCAGCTTATCCGTAACTATGTGGAAGTTTGTTATCCTTCTGTGAAGAATACAGCTGTGTGGCAGGTGGAGTGTTTGCCTCAAGTCAATGATTTTTTCAATAGATTTTGGGCtcaaagggaaatggaaaacagtCAGCAAAATGGTCAGTCGTCCAGTTTTTATGAGACTGAGCAGGTCGAATCCTCTCATTTTATGGAGGAtaaagagcaggaggaagctTTATCCTTGGACAGGAGTAATGCCATTGCCTCAGATTACATGCTGGATGCTCAGGATCTCAATGAATTTTTAGATGAAGCTTCTTCTCCAGgggaattttctgtttttttgttacACAGATTGTTTCCGGAACTCTTTGACCACAGAAAATTAGCTGAAAGGTACAGCTGCTTTGGAGACTCTGGAAAACAACTGCTGGATCCTCATCGGCTTCAAATAATCCGTAGGTACACTGAAATTTACTTTCCAGATGTGCAAGAAGAAGAAGCCTGGTTGCAGCAATGTGTTCAGCGACTAAACGATGAGCTTGAAAATACGTATATGGATGGAAGTGAATGTGATCAGATGAGAGATGACTGTTACGATTCTTCTGGTTTACCAGATGATGTATCAATCATAAAAGTGGAAGACAGTTTTGAATATGAAAAACCTGGCAGACGCTCAAAAAAAATTTGGCTTGTACCCATAGACTTTGACAAACTTGACTTTCCCCCTCCTGACTTTGATGTCCCTGTCCCAGATTACCTGTTGAACAAAGAACAGATTAAAAGTATATACGAAAGCAGTCTTTCCATAGGCAATTTTGCCTCTCGATTGCTTGTTCTCTTATTTCCTGAACTGTTTACTCATGAAAACTTACGGAAGCAATACAACTGTAGTGGATCTTTAGGCAAGAAACAGCTCGACCCCActagaattaaattaattcGACACTATGTGCAGATACTGTACCCCAGAGCAAAGAACGACAGAGTGTGGACATTGGAGTTTGTTGGGAAGCTTGACGAGAGGTGTCGACGAAGAGACACGGAGCAAAGGCGCACGTACCAACAGCAACGGAAAATCCACGTGCCGGGGCCCGACAGGAGGGAATTTCTCAGCTATGCAATAAACCCCGAGAGGTTTCGAGAAGAATTTGAAGGGCCGCCACTGCCACCggaaagaagcagcaaggaTTTTTGCAAGATACCACTCGATGAACTCGTTGTTCCTAATCCAGACTTCCCTGTGCCTTCTCTGTATTTGCTGTCTGATAAGGAG TGTCACTGCTGGTGTGACTGA
- the BEND3 gene encoding BEN domain-containing protein 3 isoform X1, whose amino-acid sequence MNSAEITDDDEVKIPKKNVVKVETEDEDEALDCSVTSRSAEKHSPDGTVTCLQDSNKRKQTSLGCDGSGSQQDVLPSVKKRRFTQEGPLSNMKNRDTGSPTQVSAEQPNKNKNPNVTWLCEEESFSDITTPSYKKPLYGISHKITEKKNPPGAEQFASYELFEKINPSSPSHLRTLNDQRKRDSAAAIAITAAAADSDPNIYSLIQKMFYTLNTLNTNMTQLHSKVDLLSLEVSRIKKQVSPAESVADFKPPPEYQLTSAELKQIMDQSTSGGDLACRLLVQLFPELFSDDEFSRSCSACGFLNKRKLESLHLQLIRNYVEVCYPSVKNTAVWQVECLPQVNDFFNRFWAQREMENSQQNGQSSSFYETEQVESSHFMEDKEQEEALSLDRSNAIASDYMLDAQDLNEFLDEASSPGEFSVFLLHRLFPELFDHRKLAERYSCFGDSGKQLLDPHRLQIIRRYTEIYFPDVQEEEAWLQQCVQRLNDELENTYMDGSECDQMRDDCYDSSGLPDDVSIIKVEDSFEYEKPGRRSKKIWLVPIDFDKLDFPPPDFDVPVPDYLLNKEQIKSIYESSLSIGNFASRLLVLLFPELFTHENLRKQYNCSGSLGKKQLDPTRIKLIRHYVQILYPRAKNDRVWTLEFVGKLDERCRRRDTEQRRTYQQQRKIHVPGPDRREFLSYAINPERFREEFEGPPLPPERSSKDFCKIPLDELVVPNPDFPVPSLYLLSDKEVREIVQQSLSVGNFAARLLVRLFPELFTPENLRLQYNHSGACNKKQLDPIRLRLIRHYVEAVYPVEKMEEVWHYECIPSIDERCRRPNRKKCDILKKAKKAKK is encoded by the exons ATGAATTCAGCTGAAATCACTGATGATGATGAAG taaaaattcctaaaaaaaatgttgtgaaagTAGAAACAGAAGACGAAGATGAAGCTCTGGACTGCTCAGTAACATCCAGATCTGCTGAGAAACACTCACCGGATGGCACAGTTACTTGCCTACAGGATTCCAACAAACGGAAACAGACCTCACTTGGTTGTGATGGTTCAGGGAGCCAGCAAGATGTCTTACCCAGTGTGAAGAAAAGACGCTTTACACAAGAG GGCCCCCTTTCAAACATGAAGAACAGAGATACTGGCTCACCCACTCAGGTAAGTGCAGAGCAGCCAAACAAGAACAAGAATCCTAACGTAACGTGGCTCTGTGAAGAAGAATCCTTCAGTGACATAACCACTCCATCTTATAAAAAACCTCTCTATGGCATCTCACACAAAATCACAGAGAAGAAGAACCCACCAGGAGCCGAGCAGTTTGCTTCTTACGAGTTGTTTGAAAAAATCAACCCCAGCAGTCCCTCACATCTGCGGACTTTGAACGACCAACGCAAAAGGGACTCGGCCGCAGCCATTGCCATAACAGCGGCCGCTGCAGATTCTGACCCAAATATATATTCTTtgatacagaaaatgttttacacGCTTAACACCCTCAATACCAATATGACTCAGCTTCACAGTAAAGTTGACCTTTTGTCTCTGGAGGTTagcagaattaaaaagcaaGTCAGTCCAGCAGAGTCTGTTGCAGACTTCAAGCCTCCCCCAGAGTACCAGCTGACTTCTGCGGAGCTCAAACAAATCATGGATCAAAGCACGTCAGGCGGAGACCTAGCTTGCCGGTTGCTAGTACAGCTCTTCCCAGAGCTCTTCAGCGACGATGAgttcagcagaagctgcagtgcATGTGGCTTTCTCAACAAAAGGAAACTTGAATCTCTTCATCTGCAGCTTATCCGTAACTATGTGGAAGTTTGTTATCCTTCTGTGAAGAATACAGCTGTGTGGCAGGTGGAGTGTTTGCCTCAAGTCAATGATTTTTTCAATAGATTTTGGGCtcaaagggaaatggaaaacagtCAGCAAAATGGTCAGTCGTCCAGTTTTTATGAGACTGAGCAGGTCGAATCCTCTCATTTTATGGAGGAtaaagagcaggaggaagctTTATCCTTGGACAGGAGTAATGCCATTGCCTCAGATTACATGCTGGATGCTCAGGATCTCAATGAATTTTTAGATGAAGCTTCTTCTCCAGgggaattttctgtttttttgttacACAGATTGTTTCCGGAACTCTTTGACCACAGAAAATTAGCTGAAAGGTACAGCTGCTTTGGAGACTCTGGAAAACAACTGCTGGATCCTCATCGGCTTCAAATAATCCGTAGGTACACTGAAATTTACTTTCCAGATGTGCAAGAAGAAGAAGCCTGGTTGCAGCAATGTGTTCAGCGACTAAACGATGAGCTTGAAAATACGTATATGGATGGAAGTGAATGTGATCAGATGAGAGATGACTGTTACGATTCTTCTGGTTTACCAGATGATGTATCAATCATAAAAGTGGAAGACAGTTTTGAATATGAAAAACCTGGCAGACGCTCAAAAAAAATTTGGCTTGTACCCATAGACTTTGACAAACTTGACTTTCCCCCTCCTGACTTTGATGTCCCTGTCCCAGATTACCTGTTGAACAAAGAACAGATTAAAAGTATATACGAAAGCAGTCTTTCCATAGGCAATTTTGCCTCTCGATTGCTTGTTCTCTTATTTCCTGAACTGTTTACTCATGAAAACTTACGGAAGCAATACAACTGTAGTGGATCTTTAGGCAAGAAACAGCTCGACCCCActagaattaaattaattcGACACTATGTGCAGATACTGTACCCCAGAGCAAAGAACGACAGAGTGTGGACATTGGAGTTTGTTGGGAAGCTTGACGAGAGGTGTCGACGAAGAGACACGGAGCAAAGGCGCACGTACCAACAGCAACGGAAAATCCACGTGCCGGGGCCCGACAGGAGGGAATTTCTCAGCTATGCAATAAACCCCGAGAGGTTTCGAGAAGAATTTGAAGGGCCGCCACTGCCACCggaaagaagcagcaaggaTTTTTGCAAGATACCACTCGATGAACTCGTTGTTCCTAATCCAGACTTCCCTGTGCCTTCTCTGTATTTGCTGTCTGATAAGGAGGTAAGAGAAATAGTGCAGCAGAGCCTGTCGGTCGGCAACTTTGCTGCCAGGCTTCTCGTAAGACTCTTTCCCGAACTCTTTACTCCGGAGAATCTCAGACTGCAATACAACCATTCAGGTGCTTGTAACAAAAAACAGCTTGATCCTATCAGACTGAGACTGATCCGTCATTACGTGGAGGCAGTTTACCCTgtggagaaaatggaagaagtaTGGCATTATGAATGTATACCGAGCATTGATGAGAGATGCCGGCGTCCTAACAGAAAAAAGTGTGATAtactgaaaaaagcaaagaaagcaaaaaagtga